A section of the Bacillus pumilus genome encodes:
- a CDS encoding type 1 glutamine amidotransferase domain-containing protein has protein sequence MRLSDKKVIALVSDDFEDLELWYPVLRLREEGATVHLVGEKANHEYIGKYGVPAVSDKDFYSIQADEYDAVLVPGGWAPDKLRRYPEVLNIVRSFDEKAKPIGQICHAGWVLISAGILQGKKVTSTPGIKDDMTNAGADWFDEAVVTDGHIISSRRPPDLPPYVKAFADVLAAT, from the coding sequence ATGCGTTTATCAGATAAGAAGGTCATTGCATTAGTCAGTGATGATTTTGAAGATTTAGAGCTATGGTATCCGGTTCTGCGTTTAAGAGAAGAAGGGGCAACTGTGCACCTTGTAGGAGAAAAAGCAAATCATGAGTACATCGGGAAGTATGGTGTGCCGGCTGTATCTGATAAGGATTTTTATTCCATTCAAGCAGATGAATATGATGCCGTGCTTGTCCCAGGAGGTTGGGCGCCAGATAAACTGCGCCGTTATCCAGAAGTGTTAAATATCGTTCGTTCATTTGATGAAAAGGCGAAACCAATCGGGCAGATTTGCCATGCTGGCTGGGTGCTGATTTCAGCAGGAATCTTGCAAGGCAAAAAGGTGACAAGCACACCTGGTATTAAAGATGATATGACAAATGCTGGAGCGGACTGGTTTGATGAAGCAGTCGTCACAGATGGTCACATCATCTCGAGCAGACGTCCGCCAGATCTCCCTCCATATGTGAAAGCATTTGCGGATGTGTTAGCGGCAACATAA
- a CDS encoding nucleotide sugar dehydrogenase, producing the protein MKICTVGLGYIGLPTSIMFAKYGVDVVGVDVNEAVIESLNKGEIHIEEPGLQEALDDVIASGKFRASGSPESAEAFIISVPTPNNDDEYKSCDLSYVLSAVRNTIPFLKKGDVLIVESTIAPRSMDDHVKPLVEEAGLTVGEDIYLVHCPERVLPGQIMHELIHNNRIVGGVTPACTEAGAKIYSTFVQGEIIRTNAKTAEMSKLMENTFRDVNIALANELTKICNGLDINALEVIDMANKHPRVNLHTPGPGVGGHCLAVDPYFIIAKAPENARLIDTSRSINTSMPYYIVENVNKIMEKSDGGIITIFGLTYKGNVDDIRESPAMEILQLLKQQKKYQVRAYDPHVEKDFVIHDIEEATEEADLILILSDHDEFVELDWDKLSKMSNKQVLDTKNVVKNRSNEFNYFNLGNLYTAIPKENVLI; encoded by the coding sequence ATGAAAATTTGTACAGTAGGATTGGGATATATTGGGCTACCTACATCAATTATGTTTGCAAAATATGGAGTTGATGTAGTAGGTGTGGATGTTAACGAAGCAGTCATTGAATCATTAAATAAAGGGGAAATTCATATTGAGGAACCAGGTCTCCAAGAAGCACTTGATGATGTTATTGCTTCTGGGAAGTTCCGTGCATCCGGTTCACCTGAAAGTGCAGAGGCGTTTATCATCTCTGTTCCAACCCCTAATAATGATGACGAATATAAATCTTGTGATTTGTCTTACGTATTGAGTGCTGTAAGAAATACTATTCCTTTCTTGAAAAAAGGAGACGTGCTTATTGTAGAGTCAACCATAGCCCCCCGGAGCATGGATGACCATGTAAAACCTTTAGTAGAGGAAGCTGGTTTAACGGTAGGAGAAGATATTTATTTAGTCCATTGTCCAGAGAGGGTATTACCAGGACAAATCATGCATGAATTGATCCATAATAACCGAATCGTAGGTGGAGTAACCCCGGCTTGTACAGAAGCTGGCGCAAAAATATACAGTACATTCGTTCAAGGGGAAATTATTAGAACGAATGCGAAAACTGCTGAAATGTCAAAATTGATGGAGAATACATTCCGTGACGTGAATATAGCTCTTGCAAATGAATTAACAAAAATCTGTAACGGCCTAGATATCAATGCTTTAGAAGTTATCGATATGGCCAATAAACATCCACGTGTAAATTTACATACACCTGGCCCAGGTGTTGGTGGACATTGTTTGGCAGTAGATCCGTACTTTATTATAGCTAAAGCCCCTGAGAATGCGAGGTTAATAGATACCTCTCGCTCAATTAATACTTCTATGCCTTATTATATTGTTGAAAATGTAAATAAAATTATGGAAAAATCTGACGGTGGAATTATCACTATTTTCGGTTTGACATATAAAGGGAATGTTGATGATATTAGAGAAAGCCCAGCTATGGAAATACTGCAACTGCTTAAACAACAAAAAAAATATCAAGTTAGAGCTTATGATCCTCATGTTGAAAAAGACTTTGTCATACATGATATTGAAGAGGCTACAGAAGAAGCAGATTTAATCTTGATATTATCTGATCATGATGAGTTTGTTGAATTAGATTGGGACAAGCTTTCAAAAATGTCTAATAAACAAGTTCTAGATACTAAAAATGTAGTGAAAAATCGTTCAAATGAATTTAATTATTTCAATTTGGGCAACTTATATACCGCCATCCCAAAAGAAAATGTATTAATTTAA
- a CDS encoding DoxX family protein encodes MKRVLHIGSTYVFALLFIGAGIFHVIEPSGFARMMPGWPFPYVMIYATACLEWLLAILLLLPNVRIVAAKTIAVYLVLIFPANLFAAREGIPFPGQESTDQSLLWIRLIGQPILIIWVMSIAKWEKKLKQ; translated from the coding sequence ATGAAGCGCGTCCTACATATAGGAAGTACATACGTCTTTGCGCTTTTATTCATAGGAGCTGGTATTTTTCATGTCATAGAGCCGAGCGGCTTTGCTCGTATGATGCCAGGCTGGCCATTTCCATATGTAATGATCTATGCGACGGCATGCCTAGAATGGCTACTGGCTATCTTGCTCCTTTTGCCCAATGTCAGGATCGTAGCAGCAAAAACCATTGCTGTCTATCTTGTCCTCATTTTCCCTGCAAACTTATTTGCTGCGCGAGAGGGAATTCCATTTCCAGGTCAAGAAAGCACAGATCAGTCTTTGCTATGGATAAGACTGATAGGACAGCCAATTCTGATTATATGGGTGATGTCCATTGCAAAATGGGAAAAAAAGCTGAAACAATGA
- the tagH gene encoding teichoic acids export ABC transporter ATP-binding subunit TagH encodes MKLKVSFRNVSKQYFLYKKQSDKIKGLFLPNKSDKGFFAVRNVSFDVYEGETIGFVGINGSGKSTMSNLLAKIIPPTSGQIEMDGQPSLIAISAGLNNQLSGKDNIRLKCLMMGLTNKEIDELYDKIVEFADIGDFIDQPVKSYSSGMKSRLGFAISAHIDPDILIIDEALSVGDQTFYQKCVDRITEFKEQGKTIFFVSHSIGQIQKICDRVAWMHYGELRMFDDTEKVVKEYKEFVDWFNKLSKKKKAEYQLENKEDRKKMHNGERITRYKDGRKRSEFLGSVIQTTLLTLFTILLALSMFSDRPLRTLATFGAITINNTENHQPKSAETGGMVDLEKVHRQAITLKDSTPIYKDKAFKKRAEFTLPFGEKVQVVAENKKVVQIKISDKNYIMKASNLQSTDELKSLSIQPVQFISYVSPASAASYEYLLSFLGKEESVLKERLQALTSIKSDQGNTIQRLVTERTEYVIQDGKANSIVFSEVMQLSPTTIGLNKQNILLNDKQTKFAVKGENNLFVVDNENHTLTISVIK; translated from the coding sequence ATGAAACTAAAGGTTTCGTTTCGAAATGTATCTAAGCAGTATTTTCTGTATAAAAAGCAGTCAGATAAAATAAAAGGGCTGTTTTTACCTAATAAAAGTGACAAAGGATTTTTTGCTGTTCGTAATGTGTCCTTTGACGTATATGAAGGTGAAACGATTGGTTTTGTTGGTATAAACGGTTCTGGAAAATCAACGATGTCAAACCTTCTTGCGAAAATCATTCCCCCAACAAGTGGTCAAATTGAGATGGACGGCCAACCATCATTAATTGCAATTTCAGCAGGCCTTAACAACCAATTAAGCGGTAAAGACAACATTCGATTAAAGTGCTTAATGATGGGGCTTACGAATAAGGAAATAGACGAACTTTATGATAAAATTGTAGAGTTTGCAGATATTGGGGACTTTATTGATCAGCCTGTAAAAAGTTATTCGAGCGGGATGAAATCTCGGCTCGGATTTGCAATTTCAGCACATATTGATCCGGATATTTTGATTATTGATGAAGCACTGTCTGTTGGAGATCAAACTTTTTATCAAAAATGCGTGGATCGTATAACTGAGTTTAAAGAACAGGGAAAGACGATTTTCTTTGTCAGTCATTCAATAGGCCAAATTCAAAAAATTTGTGATCGAGTTGCCTGGATGCATTACGGCGAACTTCGTATGTTTGATGATACTGAAAAAGTTGTAAAAGAATACAAAGAATTTGTTGATTGGTTTAACAAACTATCAAAGAAAAAGAAAGCAGAATACCAATTAGAAAATAAAGAAGATAGAAAAAAGATGCATAATGGAGAGCGAATCACTCGATATAAAGATGGAAGAAAACGGAGTGAGTTTTTAGGATCTGTAATTCAAACAACACTTTTAACGTTATTTACTATACTTCTTGCATTATCAATGTTTTCAGATCGTCCACTTCGAACTTTAGCAACTTTCGGTGCCATTACAATAAATAACACAGAGAACCACCAACCAAAGAGTGCTGAGACAGGTGGCATGGTTGATCTAGAAAAAGTTCATAGACAAGCCATTACCTTGAAAGACTCTACGCCTATTTATAAAGACAAAGCTTTTAAAAAAAGAGCAGAATTCACCTTGCCATTTGGTGAAAAAGTACAGGTGGTAGCTGAGAATAAAAAAGTTGTACAAATAAAAATATCTGATAAAAACTATATTATGAAAGCCAGTAACCTTCAAAGTACAGATGAGTTAAAGTCGTTATCTATTCAACCAGTTCAGTTCATTTCATATGTATCACCTGCTTCAGCGGCTTCGTATGAGTATCTACTTTCATTTCTTGGAAAAGAAGAATCAGTTCTAAAAGAAAGATTGCAAGCATTGACCTCAATTAAAAGTGATCAAGGGAATACTATCCAACGATTAGTGACTGAAAGAACTGAGTATGTAATTCAAGACGGAAAAGCGAACTCGATTGTATTTAGCGAAGTTATGCAGCTGTCGCCAACAACAATCGGATTAAACAAGCAAAACATCTTGTTGAATGACAAACAAACGAAATTTGCTGTAAAGGGAGAAAACAATCTATTTGTAGTTGATAACGAAAATCATACACTTACTATCTCAGTCATTAAATAA
- a CDS encoding undecaprenyl-diphosphate phosphatase, with translation MNLWDLFVALVLGIVEGLTEYAPVSSTGHMIIVDDLWLKSKEIITPEAANTFKVVIQLGSILAVMIVFKDRILNLLGLKKNITEEQKRSGHKLTIAQIAVGLVPAVILGFLFEDYIDKYLFDVRTVAVGLILGAVLMLVADWINKRKTETSSVDNMTYRQALYIGLFQCLALWPGFSRSGSTIAGGVILGLNHRAAADFTFIMAMPIMAGASFLTLVKNAEYLTTDMLPFFIVGFVSAFVVALFVVRFFLKLINKIKLVPFAIYRIILGVILFILFM, from the coding sequence ATGAATCTATGGGATTTATTCGTGGCACTGGTTTTAGGAATTGTCGAAGGATTAACAGAGTATGCACCTGTCTCATCTACAGGTCACATGATCATTGTCGATGATCTATGGTTAAAATCAAAGGAAATCATTACGCCAGAGGCGGCAAACACATTTAAAGTCGTGATTCAGTTAGGATCTATTTTAGCTGTCATGATTGTGTTCAAGGATCGGATTTTGAACTTGTTAGGCTTAAAGAAAAATATCACCGAAGAACAAAAGCGCAGCGGGCATAAGCTGACCATTGCTCAAATCGCAGTAGGACTCGTTCCAGCCGTCATTTTAGGATTCTTATTTGAAGACTATATTGATAAATACTTGTTTGACGTGAGAACAGTTGCTGTCGGCTTGATTTTAGGCGCAGTGCTGATGCTTGTCGCTGACTGGATCAATAAACGTAAAACAGAAACAAGCTCTGTCGATAACATGACGTACAGACAGGCGCTTTATATCGGACTGTTTCAATGTTTGGCGTTATGGCCAGGCTTCTCTCGCTCAGGTTCGACGATCGCAGGTGGGGTTATTCTTGGTTTGAATCACCGTGCGGCAGCTGACTTTACATTTATCATGGCGATGCCGATTATGGCAGGCGCAAGCTTCTTAACACTTGTGAAAAATGCCGAATATTTAACAACAGACATGCTGCCATTCTTTATCGTGGGCTTTGTGAGTGCATTTGTTGTGGCTCTCTTCGTTGTTCGATTCTTCCTAAAATTGATCAATAAAATCAAGCTGGTGCCTTTTGCAATATACCGAATCATCCTAGGTGTGATTTTATTTATCCTATTCATGTAA
- a CDS encoding Gfo/Idh/MocA family protein — MIRFAVIGTNWITDRFLQAGEGVADFTCTAVYSRSAEKGQAFAEKYGIGTVFTNLHEMAESDAFDAVYIASPNALHKEQAILMMEHQKHVLCEKPFASHRKEVEEMIATAKKHQVCLMEAMKTTFLPNFLQIKQHLDQLGPIRQVVAHYCKYSSRYDAYRNGEIPNAFKPELSNGSLMDIGVYLVYPVIYLFGLPNQIIARGYKLSSGVDGSGSVLMQYDGHQALLFHSKISTSHLSAEIQGEDATMVIDQFHRPSHITIHDRQGHHTDISLKDDQPAMYYEICHFIECIQQGMSQSPVNTFALSVQTMSVMDEARKQMGVRFPTDR, encoded by the coding sequence ATGATTCGATTTGCTGTCATCGGAACGAACTGGATTACAGATCGATTCTTACAGGCCGGTGAAGGAGTAGCTGATTTTACATGTACAGCCGTCTATTCACGGTCCGCTGAAAAGGGCCAAGCATTTGCCGAAAAATACGGTATCGGTACAGTTTTTACGAACTTACATGAAATGGCGGAAAGTGATGCGTTTGATGCTGTGTATATTGCGAGCCCAAATGCCCTTCATAAGGAGCAGGCTATTTTGATGATGGAACATCAAAAACATGTTTTATGCGAAAAACCATTTGCCTCACACCGAAAAGAAGTGGAAGAGATGATTGCTACAGCAAAAAAACATCAAGTGTGTTTGATGGAAGCGATGAAAACGACATTTCTGCCCAACTTCCTTCAAATCAAACAGCATCTTGATCAGCTCGGACCCATTCGGCAAGTGGTTGCTCATTACTGTAAATATTCCTCAAGATACGATGCCTATCGAAATGGTGAGATTCCAAATGCTTTTAAGCCTGAATTGTCCAATGGTTCTTTAATGGATATCGGTGTGTATCTCGTCTACCCAGTGATCTATTTATTTGGTCTGCCGAATCAAATCATCGCCAGAGGCTACAAGCTTTCTTCTGGTGTAGATGGGAGCGGCTCTGTTCTTATGCAATATGACGGGCATCAAGCACTCCTTTTTCATTCTAAAATTTCAACGTCTCATTTATCTGCTGAAATTCAAGGAGAGGATGCGACGATGGTGATTGATCAATTCCACCGTCCTTCGCATATCACGATCCATGATCGGCAAGGACATCATACCGACATCTCTCTCAAAGATGATCAGCCAGCGATGTATTATGAAATCTGTCATTTTATTGAGTGTATTCAGCAAGGAATGAGTCAGTCTCCGGTCAATACATTTGCCTTATCTGTTCAAACCATGTCTGTCATGGATGAGGCGAGAAAACAAATGGGCGTGAGGTTTCCTACCGATAGATAA
- a CDS encoding heparinase II/III domain-containing protein — protein sequence MNNLNKDFLNEREQKLLSILPKSRNRDPISTANAILENNFYTIPPFGLRDYSQGVNWTAKESRSFLRLLHALTPLGCLTEAFERTGNVKYLIKGLEVILDWSTSNIYSENMKTMAFHDETTALRLQYILRFYLVGHPHIHSTDQKKLLEIMAFTSNLLTKESFHSTNTNHGMFQDIALLQYSYYKNDEEKKELALSRLLNYFEHVFTTEGVHKEHSPAYHLLVSNNLKKTVDFIKNINFNLSNTLNEIFLKTEEYATFILKPDSSLPPLGDTESKPIKETGLIGLYQGESFLYSSSKGRNGNPPEESCKVFKESGYAIFRDNWLKKEKATYVLFNAAYHVNYHKHSDDLGLFIYANGDLISEAGPNGYNYSDPLTQYAYSSYAHNTLIVDGVGLERTDGQYDKVFIEDYVIADDHAEVTGINERYEDVTHNRNVSFMKRDQVIQVKDTVISKKRHNYKLLWHVAVGVDVHLRDHIVELFRGSEKVAEIEFVAEAPFKVSKCTGQREPMVKGWMFSKMENAVPSTVLEVEFEGNTCEFETIFRLSEFKIQTPVPPFCLETEFSSMRNVRYHFQEAKNEKLKDQLVIIFSSLTEKNKFRYNYIRTLENLHVNKLFILDDFGDQGAYYLGRNKDFSIETTVNSLIQYFQRKHKIYNENITMVGSSKGGYAAIYFGIKNYVGNVIAGAPQSNLGHFLINQAEHPNIASYISGRAEKADQVYLDELLFKVIQQPSDVSPFIEIMVGSKDHHLKNHVEPLVAALQERKFEISLKIEKGIDHEGLKDHFPKYLLEAIVSRLGIEYKVPEIKSSNISYSNSLLNIMCDVSGNQLNFAYYIYKDKEVIEKIMYGPKSTTTYYVKEPGVYQVRVFVRDQFGNKVTQYTGELVINKLEDIK from the coding sequence GTGAATAACCTAAACAAAGATTTTCTGAACGAAAGAGAACAAAAACTCTTATCTATTCTTCCCAAGAGTAGAAACAGGGACCCTATTTCTACTGCTAATGCAATTTTAGAAAATAATTTTTATACTATTCCGCCATTCGGTTTGCGTGATTACTCTCAAGGGGTCAACTGGACAGCAAAAGAGTCAAGAAGTTTCCTTAGATTACTTCATGCACTTACTCCACTAGGGTGTCTTACTGAAGCTTTTGAACGTACTGGAAATGTAAAATATTTGATTAAAGGGTTAGAAGTCATATTGGATTGGAGTACCAGCAACATCTATTCTGAAAATATGAAGACCATGGCGTTTCATGATGAGACTACTGCTCTAAGACTTCAGTATATTTTAAGATTTTATCTAGTGGGCCATCCTCATATTCATTCTACTGACCAGAAAAAGCTACTGGAAATAATGGCGTTTACTAGCAACTTGTTAACTAAAGAAAGCTTCCATTCAACGAACACCAATCACGGAATGTTTCAAGACATTGCGTTGTTGCAATATAGTTATTACAAAAATGATGAAGAAAAAAAAGAGTTGGCATTAAGTAGGTTGTTAAATTATTTTGAACATGTCTTTACAACTGAAGGAGTACACAAAGAGCATTCCCCTGCGTATCATTTGCTAGTATCAAATAACCTAAAGAAAACCGTTGATTTTATAAAGAATATTAATTTTAACCTTAGTAATACTTTGAATGAAATATTCTTAAAGACTGAGGAATATGCAACATTTATACTAAAACCAGACAGCTCCCTGCCACCTTTAGGAGATACTGAAAGCAAACCAATTAAGGAAACAGGCTTAATTGGTTTATATCAAGGAGAGTCATTCTTGTATTCATCTTCTAAAGGGAGAAATGGAAATCCTCCCGAAGAATCATGTAAAGTATTCAAAGAGTCAGGTTACGCTATATTTAGAGATAATTGGTTAAAAAAAGAGAAAGCTACTTACGTTTTATTTAATGCTGCTTATCATGTGAATTATCATAAACACAGCGATGATCTTGGATTATTTATTTATGCAAATGGAGATCTGATATCTGAGGCTGGCCCCAATGGGTATAATTATTCAGATCCGCTAACCCAATATGCTTATTCTTCATACGCTCATAATACCTTAATTGTAGATGGGGTTGGTCTTGAACGTACGGATGGTCAATACGATAAGGTGTTTATTGAAGATTATGTTATTGCAGATGATCATGCTGAAGTAACTGGAATTAATGAACGATATGAAGATGTAACCCATAATAGAAATGTGTCGTTTATGAAAAGGGATCAAGTGATTCAAGTAAAAGATACTGTTATTTCCAAAAAAAGACATAATTATAAACTATTGTGGCATGTTGCTGTCGGAGTAGATGTTCATTTAAGAGATCACATAGTTGAATTATTTAGAGGCAGTGAGAAAGTAGCTGAAATAGAATTTGTGGCAGAGGCTCCTTTTAAAGTTTCTAAGTGTACTGGACAGAGAGAGCCTATGGTGAAAGGCTGGATGTTCAGTAAAATGGAAAATGCAGTTCCTTCTACAGTTTTGGAAGTGGAGTTCGAAGGAAATACATGCGAATTTGAAACAATTTTCAGACTGAGTGAATTTAAAATCCAAACACCAGTACCTCCATTTTGTTTAGAGACTGAGTTTAGCAGTATGAGAAATGTACGGTATCACTTCCAGGAAGCCAAGAATGAAAAGTTAAAAGACCAATTAGTTATTATTTTTTCAAGCCTTACTGAAAAAAATAAGTTTAGGTACAACTATATTAGAACGTTAGAAAACTTGCATGTAAATAAACTGTTCATCTTAGATGATTTTGGAGATCAAGGTGCCTACTACTTAGGGAGAAATAAAGATTTTTCAATAGAAACAACTGTAAATTCCTTAATTCAATATTTTCAAAGAAAACATAAAATTTATAATGAGAACATTACAATGGTTGGATCATCTAAAGGTGGATATGCAGCTATATATTTTGGAATAAAAAACTATGTAGGCAATGTTATAGCGGGGGCACCTCAAAGTAACCTAGGACACTTTCTAATAAATCAAGCGGAACATCCAAATATTGCCTCTTATATTTCTGGAAGAGCTGAGAAGGCAGATCAAGTCTATTTAGACGAACTTCTTTTCAAGGTAATACAGCAACCTTCCGATGTTTCCCCATTTATAGAAATTATGGTTGGAAGTAAGGATCATCATCTTAAAAATCATGTTGAGCCTCTTGTAGCGGCACTTCAGGAAAGAAAGTTCGAGATATCTTTAAAGATTGAGAAAGGCATAGATCATGAAGGATTAAAAGATCACTTTCCTAAATATCTCCTGGAGGCAATTGTGAGTCGTTTAGGAATAGAGTATAAGGTTCCTGAGATTAAGAGCTCGAATATTAGTTATTCAAATTCATTGCTCAACATAATGTGTGATGTTTCAGGGAATCAATTGAATTTTGCATATTATATATACAAAGATAAAGAAGTTATAGAAAAAATAATGTATGGTCCGAAATCAACAACTACGTATTATGTAAAAGAACCTGGTGTATATCAGGTTAGAGTCTTTGTTCGTGATCAGTTTGGCAACAAGGTTACACAGTATACTGGTGAACTAGTCATAAACAAATTGGAGGATATAAAATGA
- a CDS encoding AI-2E family transporter: protein MNSMQMWSSRFRKFFLDNKFVLFLLVLLLIGLNILVFMKTSFIFTPLIVLVKTIALPIILTGVVYYLLNPIVNLLERFRVKRIFSILLLYIVIIGMITVTIVSIIPFLQAQMMSLFHNLPKYVDTVEDQIRQLTGSNFITQAQKNMNFNVSELVSKASSQATKILESTFTGVGTFLGALTEIIISIVTVPFILFYLLKDGKKLPDYFLKFIPNKFREHTHIVLHEMNHRLSSYILGQIIVSFCIGVLLLIGYLIIGLDYALLLAIIAACTSVVPYLGPTIAITPAIVIALVTSPVMLLKLIIVWTVVQLIEGKFISPQVMGKNLHIHPITIIFVLLTAGKLFSVVGIIVAIPTYAVLKVITTHLFDWFKMRSNLYKEEKV from the coding sequence ATGAATTCTATGCAAATGTGGAGCAGTCGATTTAGAAAATTTTTTCTTGATAACAAGTTTGTTCTCTTTTTACTCGTCCTGCTATTAATCGGATTGAATATCCTTGTTTTCATGAAAACATCCTTTATTTTCACACCGCTCATTGTACTCGTCAAAACCATTGCCTTACCGATTATTTTAACGGGGGTCGTGTATTATTTATTAAACCCGATTGTCAATTTGTTAGAGAGGTTTAGAGTGAAACGGATCTTTTCGATTTTGCTTTTATATATTGTCATTATTGGCATGATTACAGTAACGATTGTGTCTATTATTCCGTTTTTACAAGCGCAAATGATGAGCCTGTTTCATAACCTACCGAAATATGTTGATACGGTAGAAGATCAGATTAGACAACTAACGGGAAGCAACTTCATTACTCAAGCGCAAAAAAACATGAATTTTAACGTCTCTGAATTGGTAAGCAAAGCGTCAAGTCAAGCGACGAAAATTTTGGAAAGTACCTTTACAGGAGTGGGGACATTCTTAGGGGCGCTCACTGAAATCATCATCTCGATCGTGACGGTTCCGTTCATTCTGTTCTATTTATTAAAAGATGGCAAAAAATTACCTGACTATTTCCTGAAATTTATTCCGAATAAGTTTAGAGAACATACACATATCGTGCTTCACGAAATGAACCATCGCCTGAGCTCTTATATTCTTGGACAGATCATTGTCAGCTTCTGTATTGGTGTGCTTCTTTTAATTGGTTATCTGATTATTGGACTTGATTATGCGTTGCTGCTGGCCATCATTGCGGCATGTACAAGTGTGGTACCTTACCTTGGTCCTACGATTGCGATTACACCAGCGATTGTCATTGCACTTGTGACATCACCAGTGATGCTTTTAAAACTGATCATTGTCTGGACAGTGGTACAGCTCATTGAAGGGAAATTTATTTCACCTCAGGTTATGGGGAAAAACCTTCATATCCACCCGATCACGATTATCTTTGTTCTCTTAACAGCAGGTAAATTGTTTAGCGTAGTCGGCATCATTGTTGCGATTCCGACATATGCGGTCCTGAAGGTCATCACGACCCACTTGTTTGATTGGTTCAAAATGCGATCCAATTTGTATAAAGAAGAAAAGGTTTAA
- a CDS encoding ABC transporter permease yields MNAMFKILKEQFTSTTLIFRLAIYETKSKYQLNYLGVFWQLLNPLIQIMAYWFVFGLGLRGAGRTAEMADGSHVSIPFLIWMLAGLIPWFFISSTITEGANSVFKRIKLVSKMNFPISALPSVVITSNLFSYFLMMGIYVIMLISHGIYPDIHWIQYLYYFICLITFMFAFSLFNSTISVLVRDYQNLLQSLTRLLMFLLPILWDIGDKFTGKYEWIATTLKLNPLYYIIEGFRKSFLRGEWFFNDMKYTLYFWAITLLLLTIGSLLHMKFRDKFVDFL; encoded by the coding sequence ATGAATGCAATGTTTAAAATTCTTAAAGAGCAGTTCACTTCAACCACTTTAATTTTTAGACTGGCTATTTATGAAACAAAGTCAAAATATCAGCTCAATTATTTAGGTGTCTTTTGGCAATTGTTAAATCCGTTGATTCAAATCATGGCATATTGGTTTGTGTTTGGTTTAGGTCTGAGAGGAGCAGGAAGAACTGCAGAAATGGCAGATGGTTCTCACGTAAGTATACCTTTTCTAATATGGATGCTAGCGGGTTTAATTCCATGGTTTTTTATTAGTTCTACTATTACAGAAGGTGCAAACAGTGTTTTTAAGCGCATAAAGTTAGTGTCAAAAATGAATTTTCCAATTAGTGCACTTCCTTCTGTTGTCATAACATCAAATTTATTTAGTTATTTTTTGATGATGGGTATCTATGTTATCATGCTTATTTCTCATGGAATATACCCTGACATTCATTGGATTCAATATCTATATTATTTTATTTGCTTGATTACGTTTATGTTTGCTTTCAGCCTATTTAATTCAACTATTAGTGTTCTTGTCCGTGATTACCAAAACTTGCTGCAATCCTTGACAAGACTACTAATGTTTTTGCTTCCTATTTTATGGGATATTGGAGATAAGTTTACCGGGAAGTATGAATGGATTGCGACTACATTAAAGCTGAATCCTTTATATTATATTATTGAAGGGTTTAGGAAAAGCTTTCTTAGAGGAGAATGGTTCTTCAATGATATGAAATATACGCTTTATTTTTGGGCGATTACTTTACTTCTCTTAACAATCGGTTCATTACTTCATATGAAATTTAGAGATAAGTTTGTCGATTTTCTTTAA